In the genome of Labrus mixtus chromosome 21, fLabMix1.1, whole genome shotgun sequence, one region contains:
- the LOC132955298 gene encoding mucin-13-like — MFECLCLPGRVYNKDSSTCESAKVFPGQLTLTNEYNSNHADPTSEDFLNVSKGVVTELDDVFKSTTGYSKSIVLKLKSTNSVRVWFRATPGILAEVENIFEPAAAIDTNIVTDTLTAAIKDSSKDSILNGATFKEDDLCTSKPCDVKTTNCTGKDGSFGCSCKDGYIKTIYSDRVCVACPSGQKAGPSGCVACTFGYSGLNCNASWQLALVVVSVVVGLLLISAIVMVGLARRYVFHLLIKQFVITFSSLSCFCHILSSSCKSLTF; from the exons atgtttgaatgcCTGTGTTTGCCTGGTAGGGTCTACAATAAAGACAGCAGCACTTGTGAGAGTG cCAAGGTTTTCCCTGGACAACTGACCCTGACAAACGAGTACAATTCAAACCATGCAGACCCCACATCAGAAGACTTTCTGAATGTGTCTAAAGGCGTTGTTACAGAG CTGGACGATGTTTTTAAGTCAACTACTGGCTACTCTAAATCTATAGTGCTGAAACTGAA gTCCACTAATAGTGTCAGAGTGTGGTTCAGGGCGACGCCAGGTATCTTGGCTGAAGTAGAGAACATCTTTGAGCCAGCAGCTGCCATTGATACTAATATAGTTACAGATACATTGACAGCGGCGATTAAAGACTCATCTAAAGACTCTATCCTGAATGGGGCAACTTTTAAAG AGGATGACCTGTGTACTTCAAAACCTTGTGATGTGAAAACCACAAATTGCACTGGCAAGGATGGATCTTTTGGCTGTTCATGTAAGGACGGCTACATTAAGACGATCTACAGCGACAGAGTATGCGTTG CTTGTCCCAGTGGGCAAAAAGCTGGGCCCAGTGGTTGTGTCGC ttgtaCATTTGGTTATTCTGGCTTAAACTGCAATGCAT CATGGCAACTTGCGCTGGTAGTCGTGTCTGTTGTTGTAGGACTGCTGCTCATCTCAGCCATTGTTATGGTTGGATTGGCACGCAGGTACGTTTTCCATCTACTCATTAAACAATTTGTCATTACTTTTTCAtctctgtcatgtttttgtcatattctctcttcttcatgcaAGTCATTAACCTTTTAA
- the LOC132955296 gene encoding mucin-13-like, which produces MFLYSAADTYCYLYFFPFAFKGPCESNPCGDGSTCEPRFDQMFECLCLPGRVYNKDSSTCESAKVFPGQLTLTNQYNSNHADPTSEDFLNVSKGVVTELDNVFKSTTGYSKSIVLKLKSTSSVRVWFRATPGILAEVENIFEPAAVIDTKTITEALKKAIKDSSKDSILNGAAFKEDDLCTSKPCDVETTDCTGKDGSFDCSCKDGYIKTIYSDKVCVACPSGQKAGPSGCVACTFGYSGLNCNESWQLALVVVSVVGGLLLISAIVMVVLARRSGKKSSKKMKDEGTAKPNVSNFSAKAPLVNSTANTRAPSVNGSANAYASAGVPRIPRAMTTSNMDRRTHLEMTPSNSRQNLVPNGRNPRLYDDPDDINPYTQARSQNNPYAQNRPQNNPYAQNRPQNNPYSAKEGYTNPYVTNDNGRRLY; this is translated from the exons ATGTTCTTATATAGCGCTGCAGACACTTATTGTTATCtgtattttttcccctttgccTTCAAAGGCCCATGTGAGTCAAACCCATGCGGCGATGGTAGCACCTGTGAACCTCGTTTCGATCAAATGTTTGAATGCCTGTGTTTGCCTGGTAGGGTCTACAATAAAGACAGCAGCACTTGTGAGAGTG cCAAGGTTTTCCCTGGACAACTGACCCTGACAAACCAGTACAATTCAAACCATGCAGACCCCACATCAGAAGACTTTCTGAATGTGTCTAAAGGCGTTGTTACAGAG CTGGACAATGTTTTTAAGTCAACTACTGGCTACTCTAAATCTATAGTGCTGAAACTGAA gTCCACTAGTAGTGTCAGAGTGTGGTTCAGGGCGACGCCAGGTATCTTGGCTGAAGTAGAGAACATCTTTGAGCCAGCAGCTGTCATTGATACTAAAACAATTACAGAAGCATTGAAAAAGGCGATTAAAGACTCATCTAAAGACTCTATCCTGAATGGGGCAGCTTTTAAAG AGGATGACCTGTGTACTTCAAAACCTTGTGATGTGGAAACCACTGATTGCACTGGCAAGGATGGATCTTTTGACTGTTCATGTAAGGACGGCTACATTAAGACGATCTACAGCGACAAAGTATGCGTTG CTTGTCCCAGTGGGCAAAAAGCTGGGCCCAGTGGTTGTGTCGC ttgtaCATTTGGTTATTCTGGCTTAAACTGCAATGAAT CATGGCAACTTGCGCTGGTAGTCGTGTCTGTTGTTGGAGGACTGCTGCTCATCTCAGCCATTGTTATGGTTGTATTGGCACGCAG ATCTGGCAAGAAGAGCTCcaagaaaatgaaagatgaagGCACGGCAAAGCCTAATGTCAGCAACTTTTCTGCAAAAGCACCATTGGTCAACAGCACAGCCAACACCCGAGCACCTTCGGTGAATGGATCAGCCAACGCCTATGCTAGCGCCGGGGTGCCTAGAATCCCTCGGGCCATGACAACAAGCAACATGGACCGCAGGACCCACCTGGAGATGACTCCGAGCAACAGCCGGCAAAACCTGGTCCCTAATGGGAGGAACCCG CGGCTCTATGATGACCCTGACGACATAAACCCATACACACAGGCTCGATCCCAGAACAACCCGTACGCCCAGAATCGCC CCCAGAACAACCCGTACGCCCAGAATCGCCCTCAGAACAACCCGTACTCCGCCAAGGAGGGGTACACCAACCCTTACGTCACCAATGACAATGGAAGACGGTTATATTAA
- the LOC132955297 gene encoding mucin-13-like isoform X1, with protein sequence MAPNFKLFSLIWLVAACLAPQAATAADGPPVPTPQATTEANGTLVPTSQETTADPGGSSATTQETTAGPGGSSATPQVTPDRPSTKPPLTPAPTKPLPGPCESNPCGGGSTCVPHFNQMFECLCLPGRVYNKDSSTCESAKVFPGQLTLTNQYNSNHADPTSEDFLNVSKGVVTELDDVFKSTTGYSKSIVLKLKSTSSVRVWFRATSGILAEVENIFEPAAVIDTKTITETLKKAIKDSSKDSILNGAAFKEDDLCTSKPCDVETTDCTGKDGSFDCSCKDDYIKTSYSDRVCVACPSGQKAGPSGCVACTFGYSGLNCNESWQLALVVVSVVVGLLLISAIVMVVLARRYVFHLLIKQFVITFSSLSCFCHILSSSCKSLTF encoded by the exons ATGGCTCCAAACTTCAAACTCTTCTCACTCATTTGGCTAGTTGCAGCCTGTCTTG CACCTCAAGCAGCAACAGCCGCTGATGGTCCACCAGTCCCAACACCTCAAGCAACAACAGAAGCAAATGGTACACTAGTCCCAACATCGCAAGAAACAACGGCAGATCCAGGTGGTTCATCGGCAACAACTCAAGAAACAACGGCAGGTCCAGGTGGTTCATCGGCAACACCTCAAGTAACACCAGATCGTCCATCCACAAAACCACCATTAACACCAGCTCCAACAAAACCACTTCCAG GCCCATGTGAGTCAAACCCATGCGGCGGTGGTAGCACCTGTGTACCTCATTTCaatcaaatgtttgaatgcCTGTGTTTGCCTGGTAGGGTCTACAATAAAGACAGCAGCACTTGTGAGAGTG cCAAGGTTTTCCCTGGACAACTGACCCTGACAAACCAGTACAATTCAAACCATGCAGACCCCACATCAGAAGACTTTCTGAATGTGTCTAAAGGCGTTGTTACAGAG CTGGACGATGTTTTTAAGTCAACTACTGGCTACTCTAAATCTATAGTGCTGAAACTGAA gTCCACTAGTAGTGTCAGAGTGTGGTTCAGGGCGACGTCAGGTATCTTGGCTGAAGTAGAGAACATCTTTGAGCCAGCAGCTGTCATTGATACTAAAACAATTACAGAAACATTGAAAAAGGCGATTAAAGACTCATCTAAAGACTCTATCCTGAATGGGGCAGCTTTTAAAG AGGATGACCTGTGTACTTCAAAACCTTGTGATGTGGAAACCACTGATTGCACTGGCAAGGATGGATCTTTTGACTGTTCATGTAAGGACGACTACATTAAGACGAGCTACAGCGACAGAGTATGCGTTG CTTGTCCCAGTGGGCAAAAAGCTGGGCCCAGTGGTTGTGTCGC ttgtaCATTTGGTTATTCTGGCTTAAACTGCAATGAAT CATGGCAACTTGCGCTGGTAGTCGTGTCTGTTGTTGTAGGACTGCTGCTCATCTCAGCCATTGTTATGGTTGTATTGGCACGCAGGTACGTTTTCCATCTACTCATTAAACAATTTGTCATTACTTTTTCAtctctgtcatgtttttgtcatattctctcttcttcatgcaAGTCATTAACCTTTTAA
- the LOC132955297 gene encoding mucin-13-like isoform X2 — MAPNFKLFSLIWLVAACLAPQAATAADGPPVPTPQATTEANGTLVPTSQETTADPGGSSATTQETTAGPGGSSATPQVTPDRPSTKPPLTPAPTKPLPGPCESNPCGGGSTCVPHFNQMFECLCLPGRVYNKDSSTCESAKVFPGQLTLTNQYNSNHADPTSEDFLNVSKGVVTELDDVFKSTTGYSKSIVLKLKSTSSVRVWFRATSGILAEVENIFEPAAVIDTKTITETLKKAIKDSSKDSILNGAAFKACPSGQKAGPSGCVACTFGYSGLNCNESWQLALVVVSVVVGLLLISAIVMVVLARRYVFHLLIKQFVITFSSLSCFCHILSSSCKSLTF; from the exons ATGGCTCCAAACTTCAAACTCTTCTCACTCATTTGGCTAGTTGCAGCCTGTCTTG CACCTCAAGCAGCAACAGCCGCTGATGGTCCACCAGTCCCAACACCTCAAGCAACAACAGAAGCAAATGGTACACTAGTCCCAACATCGCAAGAAACAACGGCAGATCCAGGTGGTTCATCGGCAACAACTCAAGAAACAACGGCAGGTCCAGGTGGTTCATCGGCAACACCTCAAGTAACACCAGATCGTCCATCCACAAAACCACCATTAACACCAGCTCCAACAAAACCACTTCCAG GCCCATGTGAGTCAAACCCATGCGGCGGTGGTAGCACCTGTGTACCTCATTTCaatcaaatgtttgaatgcCTGTGTTTGCCTGGTAGGGTCTACAATAAAGACAGCAGCACTTGTGAGAGTG cCAAGGTTTTCCCTGGACAACTGACCCTGACAAACCAGTACAATTCAAACCATGCAGACCCCACATCAGAAGACTTTCTGAATGTGTCTAAAGGCGTTGTTACAGAG CTGGACGATGTTTTTAAGTCAACTACTGGCTACTCTAAATCTATAGTGCTGAAACTGAA gTCCACTAGTAGTGTCAGAGTGTGGTTCAGGGCGACGTCAGGTATCTTGGCTGAAGTAGAGAACATCTTTGAGCCAGCAGCTGTCATTGATACTAAAACAATTACAGAAACATTGAAAAAGGCGATTAAAGACTCATCTAAAGACTCTATCCTGAATGGGGCAGCTTTTAAAG CTTGTCCCAGTGGGCAAAAAGCTGGGCCCAGTGGTTGTGTCGC ttgtaCATTTGGTTATTCTGGCTTAAACTGCAATGAAT CATGGCAACTTGCGCTGGTAGTCGTGTCTGTTGTTGTAGGACTGCTGCTCATCTCAGCCATTGTTATGGTTGTATTGGCACGCAGGTACGTTTTCCATCTACTCATTAAACAATTTGTCATTACTTTTTCAtctctgtcatgtttttgtcatattctctcttcttcatgcaAGTCATTAACCTTTTAA